TACAGGTATTGGAACTGCCTGTGATTTAATTCCTTGTGCAAGAGTTCCTTGCATAACGGCCGGAAAAGGTTCAATGTTGTCTGTAGCTAAGCAAGTCGAGACAAAATTAACAAATAAAATAATTAAAAATATCACTCTAAAAACTTCTGCAAAGATTGCAGCAAGTAACGCAGAGCAATCCCCCTGCGCCCGATTGCTTCCCCGCGGAGCGTTCCCGTCGCGAGCGGCGGCGGGAATGCGGGGTACCGAAGTGCAACCTCGAAGCCGGCCGGCATATAGAGTGACGGACGAGATGAAGTTGTTCCTAAAAATCAACGCGATACCGGCAAGACAATGATTTAGCGTGTCAAAAAAAATGTAGTGACCATATATAATACATTGTGTTACGATGTATTGCATAAGGGGGCAGAACTATGGCATTGACGGTAACCGCAACATTCCGAACGAAACCGGAACTTAAAAGCCGGATTGAACTTCTCGCAAAAGCAACTCGTCGATCGACAAGTTTCTATTATAATTTGCTTTTGGAAGATTATCTTGACGACTTAGAGGATATTTATCTTTCAGAACAAATCCTTGCCGACATCAGAAGCGGGAAACAAAAGACTATTCCGGCAGAAGAAGTTTTTGCTGAGGCAGGATTATGACAGTCGTATTTGCTGAAAAGGCAAAAAAAGAATTCTTGAAACTTGATAAGCCTGTTCAGAAGCAAATACAAATTTTCATTGTTAAGCTGCAAAATATGGAAGACCCGCGAGTCAGCGGAAAAGCTCTTGGCGGAAATCTTGCCGGAATGTGGCGTTATCGAGTGGGCGATTATAGACTTGTGTGCGAGATTGAGAACGATAAAATTCTTATAAATAATTTATTTTTCGCAAAACCGCTGTAGTTTTTGCAAAGAATATGGCACAAGCATTGAGGCTTGCTTTTTTTTACAAGCAGAGTTATATTTTAGCTGTGGGATTTCCCACTTGTAAAGGAGGTGCATTGTGCCGATGCAAATAGTAAAATCCTATGATGCAAAACTTGACTCAAAGAAAAGAATCACATTAAGGAATGTATATTACGACTACTATCATGTAGAAGAATTCGGAGACGGCAGAATTCTTCTTGAACCTCGTGAACTCACAAAGCCGTTCCAAGTTTCCGAAAACACCCTCAAAATGATGGATTCAAGCATGGAAAATTTTAATAAAAGACTTGTTTCCAAACCGATCGATTTATCTGCCTATGAGGATAGTATCTGATGTTTAATATGCGAATGGGGATTCCCGAAATGAAAAACTTTTGGGAAGCTTTGGAAACGAAAATA
This Treponema socranskii subsp. buccale DNA region includes the following protein-coding sequences:
- a CDS encoding type II toxin-antitoxin system RelE family toxin is translated as MTVVFAEKAKKEFLKLDKPVQKQIQIFIVKLQNMEDPRVSGKALGGNLAGMWRYRVGDYRLVCEIENDKILINNLFFAKPL
- the relB gene encoding type II toxin-antitoxin system RelB family antitoxin, whose amino-acid sequence is MALTVTATFRTKPELKSRIELLAKATRRSTSFYYNLLLEDYLDDLEDIYLSEQILADIRSGKQKTIPAEEVFAEAGL